The Anoplopoma fimbria isolate UVic2021 breed Golden Eagle Sablefish chromosome 10, Afim_UVic_2022, whole genome shotgun sequence sequence AAAAAAGCTCAGGTATACTGACAACATAAACACTAGCCCCTCTTTGACCAAAAGGTTGCAGCAAtctcaggaaataaaaaaaagttgcttttgAGCATTCCCTGATTGCATTTTCATCTCATCTGAGGAACAATAAAGATTCAAATTCAACCTGTCGCATATTTAAAAATGGCAACTGTGTTTGGAAAGCAATTTTCACATGAGAATACCACAACACAGATTCCTCCTGTTGTTTGTATTTACTGTTGCTTGACTTTAATCTTTTGAGTTTGATGTAATGAATCCTGCAGGACCTAAATTTAGATTCAGGTTTAATTCCTAAATTCCTCAAAAAGGTTTCTGGTCCCCTGGGAAAGTTCCTGCAGTGAAAACTCCTTAAATGGCTTCGTTCTACTTAAGTGCCTCAGTAATCCATGACAGGGTGACGGTGAGCCGGCACGCACTATACCAGGACCATGAAACTCAATTCAATCCAACTGCAAACCTCGTCGTTTTCCTACTGTCAAAATGACTctgtgaaaaatgattttttgcatttatattgtAAAAAGATTGTCTAATGGCATTACAACAAGAATAATGTAGCTGAAGAGATTTCTATgagactttttacattttttttggtccactaactcattttttaattcacttttatattgcttttattaATCCAACCTAAGACACACACGAATGTATTTGTTGGGGTCCAaaattgtacaaaataaaatctctaCATGAGTGAACAATTATTATTGGGTCTTCATTCCCCTGGATCTAAACTCTCATAGTCTGCTGCCATGGTTACTTTATATTTCAGACGTACTGTTTCACACCACGTGGGTTCTACCAGATCTTGGCAAACAAAatcatgtttgtaaaaaaaacatttggcagCTTTGAGTCCATTAAGACTACAGGGTCATCTGTAAAACCCATTAGACTACAATACAAGGTTAAACAGTAACCTAAGTAATAAGGTGtaaagttttttaaatgtgtaggGATGATGTCTGTGTGCAGGCCAAGAGAACTTAAGAGTGTCAACCTCTGGTCCGGCCTGAAGCGTGTGTCCGTGGGGGGCAGAAGAGGTCTCAGAGGGGAGTCCAGCTCATTTAACTCCACTGCAAACTGGGTGAAGCCATAGTACTGGTCTTGTTCCACTGGCATGgggtctacacacacacaaacacaaattaacaaatgaagttgtgttacattacagtcagtcattacattacattacattacagtcatttagcagacgcttttatccaaagcgacttacaatcagtagtatattacatatcattcacccattcacacactgatgacagggctaccatgcaaggtaggcctctaactaacattcatgcaacatccagtccacaccgatggcaagccttcgggagcaacttggggttaagtgtcttgcccaaggacacatcgactgctgaagccgggtatcgaactaccttgctctccacttgctctccactacgccacagccgccccgtgTTGTTTGCTTGAAGGAACTATTGTAAAAACATTATACTGACATTCCAAGGGACCAATCACTCACTTGCTCTCCAGATACACGTGGCAGAAGGTGGGTCTCCTTGGAAAACGGACTCGTGCCATTTTCCAAAGATGGAGTGTACAACTTTTCCATTTGAATCTGTGACCACGCCCTCTATCTCGTTCACTGTAGAGCTCCATGACCTCGcctaagaaaaaaataaaaagagggaattgtttttatgtgtgagATGGAAGAAATATCTTACACAAAATGAGAGAAGACATCCCAagtatcacattttatttgtgtgataaatattttatgatttagGTCAGGGTTTAAGGGGTTTGGAATGCGCatggtttaaaaaaattcaGCTCCCATCTTTGTCCAGAAGGTGGTGCTGTTTGCCTTGATAGCGCTGATCGTACGGAATGCTTAGAGGAAGCACTGCATTACAGAAAACTACAGTCATCTTTTTCAAATGAAGAAACATAAGTGTCTGTTCATGTTCAGAGGATTATGAAGCAACTGTAATGATTACAAAAGTCTGACACAGTTTCATGTGATTGTGACAAACCAGTTCATACTAATAGGGGAGAAACAACAGTAACAGTTGCTAagtacatttagaaaaacacaagaaatccactggataataattaaatatagtagtattatagtagtactattatatagtaatataataGTAATTAAATATATGCGTTTCCTAACCTTGACAAATGTGACTTTACACTGGCAGGCGTCACTGTTGAGATTTTTGATGGACATCTCTCCGTAGTGTTCGATCCAGCGCTGACCGCTCAGGATGTTATGGATGCACGACGTCACTTTGTTCCATTCGTAGTGGTCCCCaaacctggagaaaaaaaaccacacacacacatactgtgctCAATATGCAAGCTGATTCATTCCTAATACACACACCTTTAGCCTACAATATTAACAATGACGTGGACACTCACACTAAACATGCAAGAGTGTAAACACTAatgcacattcaaacacacaccctcacacaatTTGTTAAGGAGTCAAAGACTTACGCAGGTAGTGTGACATGTGTGGTTCCCATGGGAACAATTTCCATGGATTTTCCCCAGAACTTATTTTTCCATCGaacatctaaaaaataaaaataaaaataaaataaaggggTTGCCAAACAACAGGTGAGTGCTTGTTCTTAATGTAAATATTCAAGGCTTTATCTAGTCTCTTCAGTAAACAGCAGCGTTTCTTTATAAGTCTTTATTCATAtgcaaacaaaagcagcagCGTCTTTGTTCTTGAACAACATACAAGAGTTTAAAAATGAGGTCACGTTGGTTTAATCTGCACATTAATTTAGTTAGAGTATGTACATAAAGTATCAAACACTCATTCAATGGAAGGTCACAGAGTGATCACCAAGGCAACGGGAGGTTAACTTCGGTCACTTAATCTTCCACAACACCACTTTCCACCTTAAATATAACCTACAGCGTGTGTGAAACACTCAGAAACAAAAAGGCGCGGTGGCAGCGATGAACACATAAGCCCAGACAAAAATGAGATGTTTATTCCAAACATGCTCTCTCCTGCTCACCTTGCCAAAAGGTGAAGTTCCTTGAATCAGAGTGGCATGCTGACACAGGTGGGTGATGACTCACCtgggaaaaggagagaagagataCAAGATGAGATAAAGTGAACTCTCTCAAAGGCTTTTACACAGCGGACTCTACCATGAATCAGTCCAAACAAAAAGGTGGGGAAGGGGAAACATAGAACCTTTTATGCCAGCTTTAAACcattactacatttattttgagaGATCAGTATAataactgtaaacaaacaaggcCCACAGAGATGAATGGCAGGTCAGTGCCCGACTTCTCTGCTTTATATTGTTTGCTACTAGATTTGATTTAAAGAGGTCGTGTGAGCTGCTTTAAAGAATGCAACAGGAAGAGGGCGCTGTTCTACCAATGCACAAGACCTTCACTGACACCTCTGACATGAGACAACCTGACCACGGCGACAATGCATTTGACAATAACAAatctaaacataaaaataatagtaGCACATTTGAATTAAAGGCATACTTTACCCACAAAACGACCAGTTGCATTTCAATTACTCACCCCAAGTTACCTCGAattcttaaagaaaatgtttttttcctctcgtGCCTCCACAGTGAATGAACAATCAAAGCACCAATTGAAGTAAATTGGGGCAAAACTGTAGCAAAAATCCTttcacaaactctcacacaacttgtGCAGTttaatccaagtctcatttatccaacCGTATGCTTAATACTTCCCAAATACATGCATATTCACTAAACCTTGCTATACAAAACACATAAGTATATTGCACCTGAGCAAGCTTGAGGCTGTTTATCGTATCTGTGCCAatcagaagtgttttaaatagtaaggtTTTAGCGAAGATGCACGTGGTAGTAGTGAGTATtcgactggataaatgagactcaGGATTATACTGCACGAGTTGTGATGAGTGGTTTCtaaactgatgttttgttgtagttttgctgttgttaaatgaGGCCACCATTTACATCAATTCATCAAGAAGTGTctcgtttttttaaattcttggTTCAATGCAAAGGCAGTGcaagaaaaacagttttcttctaGAATTCAAGGCAGTACCCAGTGAGTTTTTgttatacaaatggtcattttgttgGGGAATCCTTCTTCTAATTAGAGTGATACAAAATCTGCAtcacatttaatttgcatttgattttaaTCACTTGTGGATTAAACTGAAAAGTAGCCAATCCTAAAAAGGGAGTGTattgagtgagtgagtcagtgagtcatgtgtgtgttgtgaaccGTGTGACTTCTACCTGTTCAGCTATAAACCTGAAGCTTTTATCAGGTCTGTCACACTCGTACGTCTCTCCAAGGACAGGGTTAAAGGGCTTACTTCCTGCTCGATGGTACGTGGATGCATATGCGGATATTGCAAACGTGGCGACATACACCTGCACAGAAAATCAGAGGGAGAATGACGTGTTACATGGGAGTATTCAAAGTATTGGTTTTGTCTTGATGattctgtgtacatgtatgtgtgtacatgtatggTGTGTGACACCACCGACTTTGTTAACTCGGGACTATTGCATGACGTAGCTGCATTCCAAATCACATACTTTATCTTCTTACTTTTAGTCCATACCGCAGCAGCCCTTACAAAGCAGGTAATGTTGCATGAAgtattgggacatactacttCCTCATCacattgcaccttgaactttgactcTTTTGATCATGTATCAGCTGTTCAGTTGGTCAGAACAGCCAGAAAGGCACGCTGACTCGTAAAAACGAAAACTGCCAACAgatgcagtaggacatcctgCTGTTCTGGCAAACTACATTTGATATACTTTGAATCGGGACATTTTTCTGGCATATTCATACATGACACAACTTTAGGTAGAggtaaatgtgtatttgtgtacaaGTATGTATAATTACAATTACCTGTTAGTACCGTGTGTTgtatattatacagtatgtatatgtGAGAGACTTACCACATGACGCTTTTGTATCTTTGAAACTAACTCTGATAAAATAGTGTTATAAATAGAaccaggaagaaaaagaagatcaAAAGCTTcgtttctaaaaatgtaatatttataaaagCCTCTCGCTGAAGTGCACACAGAGCAAAAGACAAACATCAGTGTAGGTTTTAAAAATCTTCCTAAGGAAGAGCTTTTTGCTAAAGCTACTTTGATGATCATGTTTCCATCCGTTCATCTGTTTCGGTGCTTTAGTTGTGCATGTGTATAAATAACTGTGTGTACATTAGATCCTCTCTCAACTGTTACGTTAGCAATAGAACATGCTTACAtttctctatctatctctttcctgtttgtgtgtgtgtgtgtgtgtgtgtgtgtgtgtgtgtgtgtgtgtgtgtgtgtgtgtgtgtgtgtgtgtgtgtgtgtgtgtgtgtgtgtgtgtgtttgccttccTCTCACCATGCGCTGGTAAGGGTCTTGGGTGTTGTTGGCGGTGTCCAGCAGCTCACTGTACTCCAGCTCCTCGCACAGCCTCTGCAGGGTGTTGAGCGGCTCATTGAGCTGCACTGGCATGGCCACCTTGGACAGGTCCTTACCGATGTTGTTCCTCAGGATGTTCCACAGGCTCACGCTGCTGGTGGGGCTGGTGGAGGGCAGCGTGGAGCGCCGACGAGCCACGGTCACCACGCTGCTAACTTGAGGAGAATAGTGTGAGATTAGAATAAGACTAGGATAGTGACAAGAGGTGGTGTACATAGTGTAAAATCAAGTGTCAATAAAACCTTTGGTGTTCTAAGGGGATTTGATTGAGACAAGACATGTTGTAGCTATAGAGGTGGCACTTTAAGCCAGCATCAAATTTGTTTCACCCAAATGTGAACAAAATGCAACAGACCTGTTAAAGTGGCACATTGTAATGCCGCGACATGGGCTAAATGCTGTTTGAGAGCCATATAAGTAAATTCTATAAGATACTTTGAACTGTTTGACtgaataagtgtgttttttagaATTGAAAATGGTTGAATTCAATTATACAAatcaaaatactgaaaaaagattgtatttttatcagCTTCAGTATAAATATTCCAACACACTGACatactcgaatttcccccatggggatcaataaaggaatataataataataataagccttCAGAAAACCTATATAACACGGTCTGAAAAACCCTTTCCCTGCCAGCTTTACTCTCTCCATATCTCTGTTTCTAAACCAGGTGAAAAGCAATATTTCTATTTGCAACGTTTTTACATGTTGTGGGCACTTGGAAGCAAAGGTTTAAgcagtcaagaaaaaaaaaaaaagcaacaccaTCTGCAGCAGTGAATTAATGATGAGTGTAAACAGATGCTTTGTCTCATACTATGCGAGGAAACATGGTAGTGAGTTTGTAAACGCTTCTAGAGTTGGCAGTGGTCATATTCAACACATTCTCTGAGCAAGTCAGTCATTTCAATGACAGTATAGTCACAGTCAGTCAAGTGCCCTAGGAGAGACAAGCTCGGCCTCTTTTTGACAGAATAAGATGTGTTTGcactgtctttctctctgtttagtGAGataatgtccacacacacacacacacacacacacacacacacacacacacacaccacacacacacacactgaacgtGTAACTGTATCATGTACCAGAGTTGTGTCTCACACTGCCTCCCTCGTTGCTGTAGGTATCCATGGACATGCTGTCACTGACATCACTAATGTACGAGTCATCATCAGAGACCTGGAGACAGAAAGTCAACGATGAAAGGTCAGCTACCGGCAAGAACATATAATCAAAGgacaataataaacaaacaaaaagacattcGTCATCACaatggaaaattaaaaaaattcaccCAGTGTAGAGAGTGTTTGTTGTGACTCTTCAGTATTAGTTGTGTTAATTTAAAGGTGGCCGTGTTGGGACAGTAGTCATAGTCAAAATACACAGATTACCTTTCCTGCACGATTAACCCTTTATAAGACTTGAACTTGATTTGTATGACCACTGTAGCGCCGAAACATGTAGTAAATAAATTGATTATGCTCAACaatctttattctttataatcgattttaaatataatttataaagcGAAGAATTTTCATGGTTCATCTGCAACTTTATCTGCTTAACATTAatttaaaccaacaaaataagTCAATTTTCAACATGCCACCTTTAAATTGTGAAAGATATTTTTCCCAATTTCTAACGGTTTGTAgactaaacaattaattgattaatagaCCAAAGCATTTGGCTTCAAACACAGAGAGTAAAGTAGTAGACGGTGTCTCACCTCATTCtcggaagaggaagaggagaggaggtacTCCTGAGCATCAAAAAACTCTGATATGGACTCTGGGATGGACACTTTGCTCTCATTGGACACCTGGTGGACCAAAGAGTGAGACCCTCCTGGACATTCCTGATGATAATAAGAAGTCAGTTTAGTGAAAATGAACCTGAGGTGATAGTTGGTGGACAGTTGTGATTTTTGAGTCCTACTCACCGAGGCATAGGTGGTCTTCAAGCCAATGACCTGCGCTGGCTGTGGGGCCTGCCTGTCGATGGCGTGCCTCAGTCTGTCTCTTTCCGATACTAGGGAACTAAAGGCTGACTTCAGTGTGGTGTGGACTGGGAAGTAGGAAATGCAAGACAGAGAGTTGTCATGGAAACTATCTTaccattaaacacaaacaaccatTTATTTCAATCTAAAGTAAAAAATGCATCTCCTGAGCTGACTAGCAGACACCCCAGCAGGGACTCACTGTTGTTTGCCAGCATGCAGAAGTCCTCCTGCAGACGGGACGCGTCCGTAGGCGAGTCTGGGGATTCGGGACAGACCTCCTGGGTGTTTGAGTCAGTGGTGGAGAGGTTGGGGTTGGAGGCGTGGAGACGAGGGGACTGAGAGGAGATGCAGCTTGGTACCTGgtggaccaaaaaaaacaaaacggatAAAGGATAAGCCATTAATTCCCCGTCATTCACACTGTTGAATgaagtaaatgaataaataaataaataaccatcaAAAGAAAAGCTGCACATGTACCTGTAGTGTGGCTTTGGTTTCTTTGCCATTGTTTTTGGATCGCCATCTCCTTggcctcttctcttttttgggCATGTCATAATTAGACGCCTGTGGTACCACAAGAAGACTTTAAGGGAGcagtaaacaaaaacacttcctcTTTTCTTAGCATCCAGAAAAGTAATGTCGTTATCAGTCTTCATTCATTCCATGAGTTAGgtcattatttgacattttacacacaATCCCCACTGGAAGGAAGCGGGACATAAGTGGCATGTAAACGTCTCTGCCAGTCTCTCAGCAGCAGATTCATTTACTGAACCAAAATAGTTTCCAATCCGCCCAataggaaaacatttatttttttattttcccaccCACCATAGACAGTGAGGGGAATCTGCCTATAGTTAAACAGACGAGCTAACAGCCTGAGAGCCTTGATCAATCAATGTGGATGCGGTAAATatgttcaaaacacacacacaatgagatACTTGTTTGATTCCTGTGCAGATAATGCTTCACGGAACGCATCAAAAATAGACTTGAAGTATAAAAATGGAATAAGCTGATGGAATAAAATGAGTGACCGACGACAGAAATGCTTCTAAAATGCTTCCAGTTTGGCCTTTACGCCTTTAGACCTTTTCCATCATCACACAAAGCTGGCTAAAGCATTGTTATTACATATGTCTGCACATTGCTTAAATTAAGACAAAGAACAGATTTAATCGCAGCATGGCTATcttaatgtgtgtttctgtgcttaCTTGTAGTGCACTGATGGCTGGGGCTGAGTATGTCCGGTGGAGGACCTCCATGCTCTTCAGCAGCAGGTTGAGTTCGAGCATGTACGATTCGCATTCCTCCAAATCTGAGTGAAAGACATTTAATTATTAGATGAAAGTTTGGGTGCATGCAATGACAGAATGAACGATTCACTGCAAGGAGACAAGCAAACCAGGAGACAATTAGTAAGGCAAGTAAGCAAAGAGAAATAGCAAACAATAAACCTACCTTTGCAGCACTTGTTCATGTCCTCTGAAGAATGCAACCAAGAACTGACCTTTGCCTGCTGGACTGACGCCTGCTTAGTAAGAGTAGCCCTCtgtttgagagaaagagagagagaggataaagGCATTTGCAACCTCACATAACTACATCGCTACTGTgtcaaatcttaaaaaaaaggaaaaaacgtACTTTTCTTAGGGTGTCggtgagggagggggaggaggaggcgtggGGGTTGAAGAGGTGCCTCTCGTGGGGATACATGGCAATCTCGTTTTGCCTAAACACACGGTGATGACGCAGCTTCGACATCCACTCTTCAAACAGCTCTGGAGACTTCACCTGGGGGCCATAAAGTCAAATGAGGAGGGAGCAGTAACTGGGAGAACGGCTGCCGTGAGCGTCTTTGTATGAAACAGACAGAGTAAACGAAGGAGACAGCACGTAGGTGTTGATGCGTTTGCATACACCTATATCTCTGACccatgttgaattaaaaaaaaaaagaaaacttgagtGTCAGGGGTTACCTTCAAGTGATAGATGTTATTCTCTGTGTCCAGGTCGATACACATGGCCTTCTTCTTGATTGACATGACAGAGAGGCCGACATCGATGCAGCCGTGAAGCTTTCCCTTCTTCAGCTGTGAACGTAACACTTTGTTAGAGTGAATTTGTACGcgtttaaatgcaaaaatgacaaGACACAGGGCTCTTGAGGTAATACCTACATCAGTTCCACGCTTTGCGTACTTCAAGATGCCTTTCTCCAACACAAAGTATCTCTAAGTGGGAAGAAATCAAACTGAAATCACTATATTTTCATAACATtactcagtttttttgtttagttttacacTTTTAGCTCATACGACAGTAAaaacaccaataaaaaaaaaaaaaaaaaaaaaaaggtacgcAGACATTGTACCGTTATGAACAGATGTCCCATGACTGTGCGATTCAACTtccacaacagcagcagtaaaatAAGTGAACAGCAGTATTGATAATGACCATGTAAAGACATAGCAACAGCTTACAAGCACACTTtgctcatttttgttttacagtataacaaaaaaaatagagaagaaTAGACTGATAAAGCACTTTGAGAGTACTTGAGACTGCCTTGTTGGTCAAAATATTGTCTATTTAAGTGGCTGTTTAATCATGTTGCAAGGCAGAACTTTCCAGGTATACGCGAGCACacagaagagggggaggaagatgAGTCAGGTTTACAGTGTAATCGGCTGggaatgaaaacaaaggaaaggaggaaataCAGAGGACTATAatggtgaagaggaggaaatgtGGAAATAGCTTGAGGTATTAAAAGATACCAGGTCAGAACTTTAGTTGGACATTTAGGGAGGCCGGAAAGAATGACTGGTTCAATCCTG is a genomic window containing:
- the LOC129096823 gene encoding oxysterol-binding protein-related protein 3-like isoform X1, which gives rise to MTTQSPTHSDSSGSSKHDSNQDSWEIVEGLRGVPASMQEPDRQEGFLLKRRKWPMKGWHKRYFVLEKGILKYAKRGTDLKKGKLHGCIDVGLSVMSIKKKAMCIDLDTENNIYHLKVKSPELFEEWMSKLRHHRVFRQNEIAMYPHERHLFNPHASSSPSLTDTLRKRATLTKQASVQQAKVSSWLHSSEDMNKCCKDLEECESYMLELNLLLKSMEVLHRTYSAPAISALQASNYDMPKKEKRPRRWRSKNNGKETKATLQVPSCISSQSPRLHASNPNLSTTDSNTQEVCPESPDSPTDASRLQEDFCMLANNIHTTLKSAFSSLVSERDRLRHAIDRQAPQPAQVIGLKTTYASVSRTQKSQLSTNYHLRFIFTKLTSYYHQECPGGSHSLVHQVSNESKVSIPESISEFFDAQEYLLSSSSSENEVSDDDSYISDVSDSMSMDTYSNEGGSVRHNSVSSVVTVARRRSTLPSTSPTSSVSLWNILRNNIGKDLSKVAMPVQLNEPLNTLQRLCEELEYSELLDTANNTQDPYQRMVYVATFAISAYASTYHRAGSKPFNPVLGETYECDRPDKSFRFIAEQVSHHPPVSACHSDSRNFTFWQDVRWKNKFWGKSMEIVPMGTTHVTLPAFGDHYEWNKVTSCIHNILSGQRWIEHYGEMSIKNLNSDACQCKVTFVKARSWSSTVNEIEGVVTDSNGKVVHSIFGKWHESVFQGDPPSATCIWRANPMPVEQDQYYGFTQFAVELNELDSPLRPLLPPTDTRFRPDQRLLEEGNTEGAEEQKQRIEQLQRERRKVLQENNMMHQPRFFKKSDNDTWVSNNSYWEQRRDPGFSKIDLPVLW
- the LOC129096823 gene encoding oxysterol-binding protein-related protein 3-like isoform X2 produces the protein MTTQSPTHSDSSGSSKHDSNQDSWEIVEGLRGVPASMQEPDRQEGFLLKRRKWPMKGWHKRYFVLEKGILKYAKRGTDLKKGKLHGCIDVGLSVMSIKKKAMCIDLDTENNIYHLKVKSPELFEEWMSKLRHHRVFRQNEIAMYPHERHLFNPHASSSPSLTDTLRKRATLTKQASVQQAKVSSWLHSSEDMNKCCKDLEECESYMLELNLLLKSMEVLHRTYSAPAISALQASNYDMPKKEKRPRRWRSKNNGKETKATLQVPSCISSQSPRLHASNPNLSTTDSNTQEVCPESPDSPTDASRLQEDFCMLANNIHTTLKSAFSSLVSERDRLRHAIDRQAPQPAQVIGLKTTYASECPGGSHSLVHQVSNESKVSIPESISEFFDAQEYLLSSSSSENEVSDDDSYISDVSDSMSMDTYSNEGGSVRHNSVSSVVTVARRRSTLPSTSPTSSVSLWNILRNNIGKDLSKVAMPVQLNEPLNTLQRLCEELEYSELLDTANNTQDPYQRMVYVATFAISAYASTYHRAGSKPFNPVLGETYECDRPDKSFRFIAEQVSHHPPVSACHSDSRNFTFWQDVRWKNKFWGKSMEIVPMGTTHVTLPAFGDHYEWNKVTSCIHNILSGQRWIEHYGEMSIKNLNSDACQCKVTFVKARSWSSTVNEIEGVVTDSNGKVVHSIFGKWHESVFQGDPPSATCIWRANPMPVEQDQYYGFTQFAVELNELDSPLRPLLPPTDTRFRPDQRLLEEGNTEGAEEQKQRIEQLQRERRKVLQENNMMHQPRFFKKSDNDTWVSNNSYWEQRRDPGFSKIDLPVLW